One region of Arcobacter sp. CECT 8983 genomic DNA includes:
- the carB gene encoding carbamoyl-phosphate synthase large subunit has product MPKREDIKSILLIGSGPIIIGQACEFDYSGTQATKTLKELGYRVVLINSNPATIMTDPEFADKTYIEPITEEVVAKIIEKENIDAILPTMGGQTALNVATTMYEKGMLEGVKFLGAHPDAIKKGEDRHLFNEAMIKIGMDLPKSANAYSVEEAIKVAKEIGFPVISRASFTLAGGGSGVAYNMEEFKALAEAGIEASPINEIEIMESMLGWKEYEMEVIRDKKDNCIIVCSIENLDPMGVHTGDSTTIAPALTLTDKEYQDMRNASFAILREIGVDTGGSNVQFSICPNTGRMIVIEMNPRVSRSSALASKATGYPIAKVATLLAVGFTLDEITNDITGTAASFEPVIDYVVTKIPRFTFEKFPKANSTLTTGMKSVGEVMAIGRTFNESIQKALCSMETGIHGFDPICDDLEKIKAEIRRPNADRLRYLMDGYRQGLTNEEIFELCNIDPWFLSKFREIYNIEKSMSKAILANEEAMREAKTNGFSDKMIGLLIGKTEEEVYIARKALDIDFEYNEVDTCAAEFKALTPYLYSTTNITKLPKVEKTSNEKKVLIIGGGPNRIGQGIEFDYCCVHASFALNEIGVKTIMYNCNPETVSTDYDTSDILYFEPIDFEHVRSVIEQEKPDGIIVHFGGQTPLKLANAITEAGGKIIGTTAEVIDLAEDRKKFSTFVEKVGLLQPDNGTAVEVEQAIEIAERIGYPVLVRPSFVLGGRGMRIVYSTDELKQYMDEAVSVSNDAPVLIDKFLDRAIELDVDCISDGKEVYIGGIMQHIEEAGVHSGDSACSLPPVSISDELIKELEEKTKAMALGLGVVGLMNTQYAIHKGEIYLIEVNPRASRTVPFVSKATGMPLAKVATRVMWGESLRSALDNYNSEIVYEDNGVLKPILKGHIAVKEAVFPFNKLSGSDPILTPEMKSTGEVMGISDNFGEAYAKAQSAAKNGLPTEGKVFISLCDLDKEFAPQIAQGLIDNGFTVVATGGTHKVITEAGIECEKVLKISEGRPNITDAITNGEIALAFNTSDGKESSKSDGQDIRRAVLKENVPYGTTAATALACIEAMKALRKKDGLAVKSIQEFLND; this is encoded by the coding sequence ATGCCAAAAAGAGAAGATATTAAATCTATTTTACTTATAGGTTCTGGACCTATTATTATTGGACAAGCGTGTGAGTTTGACTACTCAGGAACTCAAGCTACAAAGACGCTTAAAGAATTAGGATATAGAGTTGTTTTGATTAACTCAAACCCAGCTACAATTATGACTGATCCTGAATTTGCTGATAAAACTTATATTGAACCTATTACAGAAGAAGTTGTTGCTAAGATTATAGAAAAAGAGAATATTGATGCTATTTTACCAACTATGGGTGGTCAAACTGCATTAAACGTAGCAACTACAATGTACGAAAAGGGTATGTTAGAGGGAGTAAAATTCCTTGGAGCTCATCCAGATGCAATTAAAAAAGGTGAAGATAGACACTTATTTAACGAAGCAATGATTAAAATTGGTATGGATTTACCAAAATCTGCAAATGCATACTCTGTTGAAGAGGCTATCAAAGTGGCAAAAGAGATTGGATTCCCAGTTATCTCAAGAGCTTCATTTACTCTTGCAGGTGGTGGTTCTGGTGTTGCTTATAACATGGAAGAATTCAAAGCATTAGCTGAAGCTGGTATTGAGGCATCACCTATCAATGAAATTGAGATTATGGAATCAATGCTTGGTTGGAAAGAGTACGAAATGGAAGTTATCAGAGACAAAAAAGATAACTGTATTATCGTATGTTCTATTGAAAACTTAGACCCAATGGGTGTACATACAGGTGACTCAACTACTATTGCACCAGCACTTACTCTTACTGATAAAGAGTATCAAGACATGAGAAATGCATCTTTTGCTATTTTAAGAGAGATTGGTGTAGATACAGGTGGATCAAATGTTCAGTTCTCAATTTGTCCTAATACAGGAAGAATGATTGTTATTGAAATGAACCCAAGAGTTTCTAGATCTTCTGCACTTGCTTCTAAAGCTACTGGTTATCCTATTGCAAAAGTTGCAACTCTTCTTGCAGTTGGATTTACTCTTGATGAAATTACAAATGACATTACAGGAACTGCTGCATCGTTTGAGCCAGTTATTGATTATGTTGTTACAAAGATTCCAAGATTTACTTTTGAAAAATTCCCAAAAGCTAACTCAACACTTACAACTGGTATGAAATCAGTTGGTGAAGTTATGGCTATTGGTAGAACATTTAATGAATCTATTCAAAAAGCACTTTGTTCTATGGAAACAGGAATTCACGGATTTGACCCAATTTGTGATGATTTAGAAAAAATCAAAGCAGAAATTAGAAGACCAAATGCGGATAGACTAAGATATCTTATGGATGGTTATAGACAAGGTCTTACAAACGAAGAAATCTTTGAGTTATGTAATATTGACCCATGGTTCTTATCTAAGTTTAGAGAAATCTATAACATTGAAAAATCAATGAGCAAAGCTATTTTAGCAAATGAAGAAGCTATGAGAGAAGCTAAAACAAACGGATTCTCTGATAAGATGATTGGTCTTCTTATTGGAAAAACAGAAGAAGAAGTATATATTGCAAGAAAAGCTTTAGATATCGATTTTGAATACAATGAAGTAGATACTTGTGCTGCTGAATTCAAGGCTTTAACTCCATATCTTTATTCAACTACAAATATTACAAAACTACCAAAAGTAGAAAAAACTTCTAATGAGAAAAAAGTTTTAATTATTGGTGGTGGACCAAACAGAATTGGTCAAGGTATTGAGTTTGATTATTGTTGTGTTCACGCTTCATTTGCTTTAAATGAAATTGGTGTAAAAACAATTATGTATAACTGTAACCCAGAAACTGTATCAACAGATTATGATACTTCTGATATTTTATATTTTGAACCAATTGACTTTGAGCATGTAAGATCTGTAATTGAACAAGAAAAGCCAGATGGAATCATAGTGCACTTTGGTGGACAAACACCTCTTAAATTAGCAAATGCTATTACAGAAGCTGGTGGAAAAATTATTGGTACTACTGCTGAAGTTATTGATTTAGCTGAAGATAGAAAAAAATTCTCAACTTTTGTTGAAAAAGTAGGATTATTACAACCTGATAATGGTACAGCTGTTGAAGTAGAACAAGCAATTGAAATTGCAGAAAGAATTGGTTATCCAGTATTAGTTAGACCTTCATTCGTACTTGGTGGTAGAGGTATGAGAATTGTTTACTCAACTGATGAATTAAAACAATATATGGATGAAGCAGTTTCAGTATCAAATGATGCACCAGTACTTATTGACAAATTCCTTGATAGAGCAATTGAACTTGATGTTGATTGTATTAGTGATGGAAAAGAAGTTTATATTGGTGGAATCATGCAACATATTGAAGAAGCTGGTGTTCACTCAGGAGACTCTGCTTGTTCATTACCTCCTGTATCAATTTCTGATGAACTAATCAAAGAATTAGAAGAAAAAACAAAAGCAATGGCATTAGGACTTGGTGTAGTAGGTCTTATGAATACACAATATGCTATTCATAAAGGTGAAATCTATTTAATAGAAGTTAATCCAAGAGCTTCTAGAACAGTTCCATTTGTATCTAAAGCAACAGGTATGCCTTTAGCAAAAGTTGCTACTAGAGTTATGTGGGGCGAATCTTTAAGATCAGCTCTTGATAATTATAACTCTGAGATTGTTTATGAAGATAATGGTGTATTAAAACCAATTTTAAAAGGTCATATTGCAGTTAAAGAAGCAGTATTCCCATTCAATAAATTATCTGGTTCTGACCCTATTTTAACACCTGAAATGAAATCAACGGGTGAAGTTATGGGGATTTCAGATAACTTTGGTGAAGCATATGCAAAAGCACAAAGTGCTGCTAAAAATGGCTTACCAACAGAAGGAAAAGTATTTATTTCTTTATGTGATTTAGATAAAGAGTTTGCACCACAAATTGCACAAGGACTTATTGACAATGGCTTTACAGTTGTTGCAACTGGTGGAACACATAAGGTTATTACTGAAGCTGGAATTGAGTGTGAAAAAGTACTTAAGATTTCTGAGGGTAGACCAAATATCACTGATGCAATAACTAATGGTGAAATTGCATTAGCCTTTAATACAAGTGATGGAAAAGAATCATCAAAATCAGATGGACAAGATATCAGAAGAGCAGTACTTAAAGAAAATGTTCCTTATGGTACAACAGCTGCAACTGCACTTGCTTGTATCGAAGCAATGAAAGCTTTAAGAAAAAAAGATGGATTAGCTGTAAAATCTATCCAAGAATTTTTAAATGACTAA
- a CDS encoding Sua5 YciO YrdC YwlC family protein, with translation MDTNLIYLVQTDTTVGFSSANDEKLACVKRRPKTQKILQTLDSFDTLKKYTRVPKNHRKRVRNSKKTTFIYPNMNSYRVVDRNDKFYSFIKKFKAHYSTSANHTKMSFEKDFALANSDVIVSTKEGFNEKISSSIYLLKKRKIKKIR, from the coding sequence ATGGATACTAATTTAATATATTTAGTACAAACTGACACTACAGTGGGTTTTTCATCAGCAAATGATGAAAAGCTCGCTTGTGTAAAAAGAAGACCCAAAACACAAAAAATACTACAAACTCTTGACTCTTTTGATACTTTAAAAAAATATACAAGAGTTCCAAAAAATCATAGAAAAAGAGTTAGAAACTCTAAAAAAACCACTTTTATTTATCCAAATATGAATTCATATAGAGTTGTTGATAGAAATGATAAGTTTTATTCATTTATAAAAAAGTTTAAAGCCCATTATTCTACTTCTGCAAATCATACTAAAATGAGTTTTGAAAAGGATTTTGCACTAGCAAATAGTGATGTTATAGTTTCCACAAAAGAAGGTTTTAATGAAAAGATATCTTCTTCAATATATCTTTTAAAAAAAAGAAAAATAAAGAAAATAAGATAA
- a CDS encoding ATP-binding protein → MFIHRKAELEKLNNSYSSVNSALDIVYGAKNIGKTALVNEFSKDKACIYFSSYEMIPSHFFTHMVNCISKYFYGTNTVGKPFNSFEEVILFLLEQDIKEKLILVLDDFQAILKTDKQALDTLCKYWKKELRKKNIHIIISSSLQFLEFQAKNEIEAFANNIIKLEYLDFFALKEFFPNINKLDLLYIYSLLGTTPANLKYYNPKIDFTENIVNLFISSNAYLFEYGVRVLKTEITEIGTYCSILQAIAKGNKKIGDIAKYLDVKSTYLTRYLLKLSDMMVIKKVIPLGEEKNKNSKYGRYEISDNTLIFWFLYIYPNLSLLQQNKLEEVSQIIQEEFIKKTVFQSYKRCIKEIIFDKQETIFGYLPNAIGSWWDNSDNTIDIVAHNNKVITFVQILWEDKDIAKIAYGKLKNTSEKFETSLEKKYIIVTKSTFFNMK, encoded by the coding sequence ATGTTTATACATAGAAAAGCAGAACTTGAAAAATTAAATAATAGTTACTCAAGTGTAAATTCAGCTTTAGACATAGTTTATGGGGCTAAAAACATTGGTAAAACAGCTTTAGTAAATGAATTTTCTAAAGACAAAGCTTGTATTTATTTTTCAAGTTATGAGATGATACCTAGCCATTTTTTTACACATATGGTTAATTGTATCTCAAAATATTTTTATGGTACTAATACTGTAGGAAAACCTTTTAACTCTTTTGAAGAAGTTATTTTATTTTTACTTGAACAAGATATAAAAGAGAAATTAATCCTTGTATTAGATGATTTTCAAGCTATTTTAAAGACAGATAAGCAAGCCCTTGATACACTTTGTAAATATTGGAAAAAAGAGCTTAGAAAAAAGAATATACATATCATAATATCTAGTTCTTTACAGTTTTTAGAATTTCAAGCCAAAAATGAAATAGAAGCTTTTGCAAATAATATTATAAAATTAGAGTATTTAGATTTTTTTGCATTAAAAGAGTTTTTCCCAAATATAAATAAGCTTGATCTTTTATATATATACTCTTTATTAGGTACAACTCCTGCTAATTTGAAGTATTATAATCCCAAAATCGATTTTACAGAGAATATTGTAAATCTTTTTATCTCATCAAATGCTTATCTTTTTGAATATGGTGTGAGAGTTTTAAAAACTGAAATTACTGAAATAGGTACTTATTGTTCTATTTTACAAGCAATTGCAAAGGGCAATAAAAAAATAGGGGATATTGCAAAATATTTAGATGTGAAATCAACTTATCTCACAAGATATCTTCTAAAGCTTTCAGATATGATGGTTATAAAAAAAGTTATTCCATTAGGAGAAGAAAAAAACAAGAACTCAAAGTATGGAAGATATGAGATATCTGACAACACTTTAATCTTTTGGTTTTTGTATATTTATCCAAATCTTTCTTTGCTTCAACAAAATAAACTAGAAGAAGTAAGTCAAATTATACAAGAAGAGTTTATTAAAAAAACTGTTTTTCAAAGTTATAAAAGATGTATAAAAGAGATTATCTTTGATAAACAAGAAACAATTTTTGGTTATCTTCCAAATGCAATTGGTTCATGGTGGGATAACAGTGATAACACAATAGATATTGTTGCTCATAATAATAAAGTTATAACCTTTGTACAAATTTTATGGGAAGATAAAGATATCGCAAAAATAGCTTATGGTAAATTAAAAAACACTTCAGAAAAATTTGAAACCTCACTTGAAAAAAAATATATAATTGTAACAAAGAGTACATTTTTCAATATGAAATAA